From a single Pyruvatibacter sp. genomic region:
- the pabB gene encoding aminodeoxychorismate synthase component I, producing MKHLSAAPPQGTVSSAPHTPTTVCEHVRAAAGLTPADIFAGLSAQPYAQLLDWQQSGGVAYVLADPAEIITVTLDEANPDDPGGAFRRLDRTLARWGASNGFVPGGTPVPFSGGAVGMFAYELAHDLEKLPRYPEMAPETPLMTVGLYDAVAAFPATTGGEAPYALLLSPWDTAATRAKRAQLRHLIETTKAAPTPSQIACAPPKATVTPDAYRAAVGRVREMIHAGDIFQANLSQRFETSLPDGLTPFDIYQRLCSDGTAPFASYLTLDDSTLVSSSPERFVSITPEGAVRTEPIKGTRPRGRTPAEDERLARDLEASDKDRSENVMIVDLLRNDLSRTCADHSVKVEALCELQSFNNVHHLVSVVTGSLLPDATSLDCLAACFPGGSITGAPKVRAMEIIHDEEPHPRGAYCGAIGFVGLDGAMDTSISIRTLTFSNNLITYSVGGGIVADSNPAEEYDETITKASAIRKALTLSDPTQ from the coding sequence ATGAAACACCTGTCCGCAGCCCCTCCCCAAGGCACTGTCTCGTCGGCCCCACACACGCCTACAACCGTGTGCGAGCACGTGCGGGCGGCGGCAGGACTGACACCGGCCGATATCTTCGCCGGACTTTCAGCGCAGCCCTATGCACAACTGCTGGACTGGCAGCAAAGTGGTGGCGTCGCCTATGTGCTTGCCGACCCTGCGGAAATCATTACCGTCACGTTGGACGAGGCCAACCCGGATGACCCCGGCGGCGCATTCAGGCGACTTGACCGCACCCTGGCGCGGTGGGGTGCATCAAATGGATTTGTGCCGGGCGGCACGCCGGTACCGTTCTCAGGGGGCGCTGTGGGCATGTTTGCCTACGAATTGGCGCATGACCTGGAAAAACTGCCTCGGTATCCCGAAATGGCTCCAGAAACACCGCTCATGACCGTTGGGTTGTACGATGCCGTTGCAGCATTCCCTGCGACCACTGGAGGAGAAGCGCCATACGCTCTGCTGCTCTCGCCGTGGGACACAGCCGCAACCCGCGCGAAACGCGCGCAGCTCAGGCACCTGATTGAGACCACCAAAGCCGCACCCACACCAAGTCAGATCGCATGTGCGCCACCCAAAGCAACCGTTACGCCCGACGCGTATCGCGCCGCTGTCGGGCGGGTTCGTGAGATGATACACGCAGGCGACATTTTTCAGGCGAACCTGTCACAGCGCTTTGAGACATCTCTGCCCGATGGCCTGACACCGTTCGATATATATCAGCGTCTTTGCAGCGACGGTACAGCTCCGTTTGCGTCATATCTGACGCTCGACGACAGCACACTCGTATCATCATCGCCGGAGCGTTTCGTGAGCATCACGCCTGAAGGCGCGGTTCGCACCGAACCCATCAAGGGAACACGCCCACGCGGTCGCACACCCGCCGAAGACGAAAGGCTGGCACGCGACCTTGAAGCCAGCGACAAAGACCGCTCTGAAAACGTGATGATCGTTGATCTGCTGCGCAATGATTTGTCGCGCACCTGCGCGGATCACTCGGTAAAAGTTGAAGCGCTATGTGAACTGCAGTCTTTCAACAACGTGCATCACCTTGTTTCGGTCGTAACGGGCAGTCTTCTGCCTGACGCCACATCTTTGGACTGTCTGGCAGCGTGCTTTCCCGGCGGCTCAATCACGGGCGCTCCTAAAGTGCGGGCGATGGAGATAATCCATGATGAAGAACCACACCCGCGCGGCGCGTATTGCGGCGCCATCGGGTTTGTCGGCCTTGACGGCGCAATGGATACATCCATTTCTATCCGTACGCTGACGTTTTCCAATAACCTGATAACATATAGTGTTGGGGGTGGAATCGTTGCGGACAGCAATCCGGCGGAGGAGTATGACGAGACGATTACCAAGGCCAGCGCCATCCGCAAGGCACTTACGCTCAGCGACCCGACACAATGA
- a CDS encoding aminodeoxychorismate/anthranilate synthase component II codes for MILIIDNYDSFVFNLARYLRELGAAVDIVRNDKLTVAEALARKPEAIVISPGPCGPATAGISTALAKSAVAQRIPFLGVCLGHQCLVTACGGTIERADAPAHGRAFDVTHNRTGLFNGLPAPLTVGRYHSLVAGGDMPLELEVTATLSQNGTTVMAVAHKTAPAFGVQFHPESILTVHGHDLLRNFLTIAKTNGKKNDEARGGS; via the coding sequence ATGATTTTGATAATCGATAACTACGACAGCTTCGTTTTTAACCTGGCTCGCTATCTGCGAGAATTGGGTGCTGCTGTTGACATAGTCCGCAATGACAAATTGACCGTTGCTGAGGCACTCGCACGTAAGCCAGAGGCCATAGTCATTTCTCCTGGCCCGTGTGGACCGGCGACGGCAGGAATATCAACAGCGCTGGCAAAAAGCGCTGTCGCACAGCGCATTCCGTTTCTGGGCGTTTGCCTTGGCCACCAATGCCTGGTCACCGCATGTGGTGGAACCATAGAACGCGCGGATGCCCCTGCCCATGGCCGCGCCTTTGATGTAACCCATAATCGCACAGGGCTTTTTAACGGCCTTCCAGCGCCCCTGACCGTCGGGCGATATCATTCGCTTGTCGCTGGCGGCGATATGCCTTTGGAGCTTGAGGTGACAGCAACGTTGTCGCAGAACGGCACCACGGTGATGGCAGTAGCCCACAAAACAGCTCCCGCGTTTGGTGTTCAGTTTCACCCCGAAAGCATTCTGACCGTTCATGGCCACGACCTGCTGCGCAATTTTTTGACGATCGCAAAAACCAACGGCAAGAAAAATGATGAGGCACGCGGCGGGTCATGA
- a CDS encoding aminotransferase class IV — protein sequence MTAQRIWFNGKLAPASETCITPNDRGLLLGDGLFETLLALNGRIIRLDRHIARLAEGAAVMKIPLPYETRTLRTAARETLEANGLIDVPRASLRITLTRGPSERGLALPATPRPSLMITAAKAAPPPKGLTLITSTVKKPAASPASSLKTLNYTDHVMARLEADAAGMDDALMLTTSGGIACSTIGNVFAVTREGLVTPAADGAIRAGITRADVLDAARQHHMSVAETEVTSHMLQAANEIFLTNSLWGICPVTGLDGATKVSGPVTKKLAQALDAAWASDLV from the coding sequence ATGACAGCACAGCGCATCTGGTTCAACGGCAAGCTGGCTCCGGCAAGCGAAACCTGTATCACGCCGAATGATCGCGGGCTGCTGCTGGGCGATGGACTGTTTGAAACACTGCTGGCACTGAACGGACGGATCATCCGCCTTGACCGCCACATCGCGCGGCTGGCGGAAGGTGCTGCCGTAATGAAAATCCCATTGCCCTATGAAACGCGGACCCTGCGCACGGCGGCCCGCGAAACCCTCGAGGCAAACGGCCTGATCGACGTACCACGCGCAAGCCTGCGCATAACACTTACCCGCGGCCCCTCAGAACGCGGCCTTGCCCTTCCCGCAACACCCAGACCCAGCCTGATGATTACCGCCGCAAAGGCGGCGCCCCCGCCGAAAGGGCTGACGCTCATTACAAGCACCGTCAAAAAACCTGCCGCGAGCCCGGCAAGCTCCCTTAAGACCCTCAACTATACTGACCATGTGATGGCACGTCTCGAAGCCGATGCAGCGGGTATGGATGATGCACTGATGCTGACGACATCTGGCGGCATTGCATGTAGCACGATCGGCAATGTGTTTGCGGTAACGCGTGAGGGCCTTGTGACACCCGCCGCCGACGGGGCGATCCGCGCCGGCATCACCCGCGCTGATGTGCTCGACGCTGCGCGACAACATCACATGAGCGTCGCCGAAACCGAAGTCACATCGCACATGCTCCAGGCAGCCAACGAGATTTTTTTGACCAACAGCCTGTGGGGCATCTGCCCGGTGACGGGTCTTGACGGCGCAACAAAAGTCTCAGGCCCTGTCACAAAAAAACTCGCCCAGGCGCTGGATGCAGCCTGGGCGAGCGACTTGGTGTAA
- the rpmF gene encoding 50S ribosomal protein L32 has translation MAVPKSKVTKARRGWRRSHHALEQPAYVENPDSGELHRPHHIDLKSGMYRGRQVLEPKDDA, from the coding sequence ATGGCGGTCCCCAAAAGTAAAGTCACCAAAGCCCGGCGCGGCTGGCGTCGGAGCCATCATGCTCTTGAGCAGCCTGCATACGTCGAAAACCCTGATTCCGGCGAACTTCACCGCCCGCACCACATCGACCTGAAAAGCGGCATGTATCGCGGTCGTCAGGTGCTTGAGCCAAAAGACGACGCCTAG